Proteins found in one Bacillus subtilis subsp. subtilis str. 168 genomic segment:
- the rsbRA gene encoding component of the anxiosome (stressosome); positive regulation of sigma(B) activity in response to salt and heat stress (Evidence 1a: Function from experimental evidences in the studied strain; PubMedId: 15312768, 15583165, 16963570, 17158665, 11157946, 20019076, 21362065, 22287516, 23320651, 28271471; Product type f: factor), with protein MMSNQTVYQFIAENQNELLQLWTDTLKELSEQESYQLTDQVYENISKEYIDILLLSVKDENAAESQISELALRAVQIGLSMKFLATALAEFWKRLYTKMNDKRLPDQESTELIWQIDRFFSPINTEIFNQYSISWEKTVSLQKIALQELSAPLIPVFENITVMPLVGTIDTERAKRIMENLLNGVVKHRSQVVLIDITGVPVVDTMVAHHIIQASEAVRLVGAKCLLAGIRPEIAQTIVNLGIDLSQVITKNTLQKGIQTALEMTDRKIVSLGE; from the coding sequence TTGATGTCGAACCAGACTGTATACCAGTTCATTGCCGAAAATCAAAATGAACTGCTCCAACTGTGGACTGACACACTAAAAGAATTAAGCGAGCAAGAATCCTATCAGCTGACTGACCAAGTGTATGAAAATATATCTAAAGAATATATCGACATTCTGCTGCTGTCTGTTAAGGACGAAAATGCTGCTGAAAGCCAAATCAGCGAACTGGCGCTTCGAGCGGTCCAAATCGGACTGTCTATGAAGTTTTTGGCTACTGCACTTGCCGAATTCTGGAAGCGTCTCTACACGAAAATGAATGATAAGAGATTGCCAGATCAAGAGAGCACGGAATTAATCTGGCAGATTGATCGCTTTTTCAGCCCGATTAACACAGAAATTTTTAATCAATACTCAATCTCATGGGAAAAAACAGTATCCCTGCAAAAAATCGCGCTGCAAGAGCTGTCTGCGCCGCTTATCCCGGTGTTTGAAAATATCACTGTGATGCCTCTTGTCGGAACAATTGATACCGAACGCGCGAAACGAATTATGGAAAACCTTCTTAATGGCGTCGTCAAACACCGTTCCCAAGTCGTGCTGATTGACATTACAGGTGTCCCTGTCGTCGATACGATGGTTGCCCATCATATTATTCAGGCATCAGAAGCTGTAAGGCTTGTCGGAGCAAAATGCCTGCTGGCCGGAATCCGTCCGGAAATTGCTCAAACAATCGTCAACCTGGGGATTGATTTATCCCAAGTTATAACTAAGAATACCCTGCAAAAAGGAATTCAAACAGCATTGGAAATGACGGATCGAAAAATCGTTTCATTGGGGGAATAA
- the rsbS gene encoding antagonist of RsbT (Evidence 1a: Function from experimental evidences in the studied strain; PubMedId: 15583165, 16963570, 17158665, 11157946, 23320651, 28271471; Product type f : factor), with product MRHPKIPILKLYNCLLVSIQWELDDQTALTFQEDLLNKIYETGANGVVIDLTSVDMIDSFIAKVLGDVITMSKLMGAKVVLTGIQPAVAVTLIELGIALEEIETALDLEQGLETLKRELGE from the coding sequence TTGAGACATCCGAAAATCCCGATCTTGAAACTGTATAATTGCTTATTAGTGTCCATTCAGTGGGAACTTGATGACCAGACAGCATTAACTTTTCAAGAAGACTTATTAAATAAAATATACGAAACAGGTGCTAACGGAGTCGTCATTGACCTGACATCTGTGGATATGATTGATTCATTTATCGCGAAAGTGCTGGGGGACGTCATTACAATGTCTAAGTTAATGGGGGCTAAAGTCGTCTTGACCGGCATTCAGCCCGCTGTGGCAGTGACGCTGATTGAACTTGGAATCGCGCTTGAGGAAATCGAAACTGCGCTCGACTTAGAGCAGGGGCTTGAGACATTGAAGCGGGAATTGGGGGAATAG
- the rsbT gene encoding switch protein/serine-threonine kinase; controls the activity of the anxiosome (stressosome) (Evidence 1a: Function from experimental evidences in the studied strain; PubMedId: 15583165, 16963570, 17158665, 11157946, 20019076, 20558511, 21362065, 21979936, 23320651; Product type e: enzyme), which yields MNDQSCVRIMTEWDIVAARQLGRNVAKELGFGTVDQARITTAISELARNIYLYAGKGQIGIEQVADRGKKGLKIIAEDQGPGIPDIRKVMEDGFSTSGGLGAGLPGVKRLMDEFSLNSVAGEGTEIQAIKWLR from the coding sequence ATGAACGACCAATCCTGTGTAAGAATCATGACAGAATGGGATATTGTGGCCGCCAGACAGCTGGGACGAAACGTTGCGAAAGAACTGGGTTTCGGCACGGTAGACCAGGCTAGAATTACAACGGCTATTTCAGAATTAGCCAGGAATATTTATTTATATGCCGGCAAAGGGCAGATTGGAATTGAACAGGTCGCAGACAGAGGAAAAAAAGGCCTGAAAATCATAGCGGAAGACCAAGGGCCGGGAATTCCTGATATCCGAAAAGTCATGGAAGACGGGTTTTCAACGTCTGGAGGACTTGGTGCGGGACTTCCCGGGGTCAAAAGGCTGATGGATGAATTCAGCTTAAATTCCGTAGCGGGGGAAGGAACAGAGATACAAGCCATCAAATGGCTTCGGTAG
- the rsbU gene encoding protein serine phosphatase; controls the activity of the anxiosome (stressosome) (Evidence 1a: Function from experimental evidences in the studied strain; PubMedId: 15583165, 16963570, 17158665, 17303566, 21979936, 28461450; Product type e : enzyme), with amino-acid sequence MDFREVIEQRYHQLLSRYIAELTETSLYQAQKFSRKTIEHQIPPEEIISIHRKVLKELYPSLPEDVFHSLDFLIEVMIGYGMAYQEHQTLRGIQQEIKSEIEIAANVQQTLLGTKVPQEEALDIGAISVPAKQMSGDYYHFVKDKESINIAIADVIGKGIPAALCMSMIKYAMDSLPETGIHPSQVLKNLNRVVEQNVDASMFITMFYANYNMDKHQFTYASAGHEPGFYYSQKDNTFYDLEAKGLVLGISQDYDYKQFDQHLEKGDMIVLFSDGVTECRTENGFLERPDLQKLIEEHMCSSAQEMVKNIYDSLLKLQDFQLHDDFTLIVLRRKV; translated from the coding sequence GTGGATTTTAGGGAGGTTATTGAGCAGCGGTATCATCAGCTGCTTAGTCGATATATAGCCGAATTAACAGAAACATCTTTATATCAAGCCCAAAAATTCAGCCGAAAAACAATCGAGCACCAAATTCCTCCGGAAGAAATCATCAGCATTCACAGAAAAGTGCTGAAGGAGCTGTATCCAAGTCTCCCGGAAGATGTGTTTCATTCGCTGGATTTTTTAATAGAAGTCATGATTGGCTATGGAATGGCTTATCAGGAGCATCAAACCCTTAGAGGGATACAGCAGGAAATCAAATCAGAAATTGAAATCGCGGCAAATGTCCAGCAGACGCTTCTCGGAACTAAAGTTCCTCAGGAGGAAGCGCTGGATATCGGCGCCATCAGTGTTCCCGCTAAACAGATGAGCGGTGATTACTACCACTTTGTCAAAGACAAGGAATCCATCAATATCGCAATCGCGGACGTGATCGGAAAAGGCATTCCAGCGGCTTTATGCATGTCCATGATTAAATACGCAATGGACTCTTTGCCGGAAACGGGCATACACCCTTCTCAAGTGCTGAAAAATTTGAATCGTGTTGTTGAACAAAACGTTGATGCCAGTATGTTTATTACGATGTTTTATGCGAATTACAATATGGACAAGCATCAATTTACATATGCTTCAGCGGGACATGAACCGGGATTCTATTATTCTCAAAAAGACAACACGTTTTACGATTTAGAGGCCAAAGGACTCGTTCTCGGCATCTCGCAGGACTATGACTACAAACAATTCGATCAGCATCTGGAAAAGGGCGATATGATTGTTTTATTTTCTGACGGCGTCACAGAATGCAGAACGGAAAACGGTTTCTTGGAGCGTCCTGATCTGCAGAAGCTCATTGAGGAACATATGTGTTCCTCTGCGCAGGAAATGGTCAAAAACATTTATGACAGCCTCCTCAAATTGCAGGATTTTCAGCTTCACGATGATTTTACGTTAATTGTTTTGCGGAGAAAGGTTTAA
- the rsbV gene encoding anti-anti-sigma factor (antagonist of RsbW) (Evidence 1a: Function from experimental evidences in the studied strain; PubMedId: 15342585, 15583165, 16077134, 16885458, 20454630, 21979936, 27977677; Product type f: factor), which produces MNINVDVKQNENDIQVNIAGEIDVYSAPVLREKLVPLAEQGADLRICLKDVSYMDSTGLGVFVGTFKMVKKQGGSLKLENLSERLIRLFDITGLKDIIDISAKSEGGVQ; this is translated from the coding sequence ATGAATATAAATGTTGATGTGAAGCAAAACGAGAATGATATACAAGTAAACATTGCAGGAGAAATTGATGTATACTCAGCCCCGGTGCTTAGAGAGAAGCTCGTTCCTCTGGCAGAACAAGGAGCTGACTTAAGAATTTGCCTGAAAGATGTCAGCTACATGGACAGTACCGGATTGGGCGTTTTTGTAGGGACCTTTAAAATGGTGAAAAAACAAGGTGGTTCGCTGAAACTTGAAAATCTTTCTGAACGGCTGATCCGACTGTTTGACATTACAGGCTTGAAGGACATCATTGATATTTCTGCAAAGTCAGAAGGTGGAGTGCAATGA
- the rsbW gene encoding switch protein/serine kinase and anti-sigma factor (inhibitory sigma-B binding protein) (Evidence 1a: Function from experimental evidences in the studied strain; PubMedId: 15342585, 15583165, 16077134, 16885458, 21979936, 27977677; Product type e : enzyme), whose translation MKNNADYIEMKVPAQPEYVGIIRLTLSGVASRMGYTYDEIEDLKIAVSEACTNAVQHAYKEDKNGEVSIRFGVFEDRLEVIVADEGDSFDFDQKQQDLGPYTPSHTVDQLSEGGLGLYLMETLMDEVRVQNHSGVTVAMTKYLNGERVDHDTTIKNYETN comes from the coding sequence ATGAAGAATAATGCTGATTACATCGAAATGAAAGTGCCGGCCCAACCTGAATATGTGGGAATTATAAGACTGACGCTGTCAGGGGTCGCAAGCAGAATGGGCTATACGTACGATGAAATTGAAGACTTGAAAATCGCAGTCAGTGAGGCGTGCACAAATGCGGTTCAGCACGCTTACAAAGAAGATAAAAATGGGGAAGTGTCAATACGATTCGGTGTGTTTGAAGACCGTTTAGAGGTTATTGTGGCGGATGAAGGAGACAGCTTTGACTTTGATCAAAAGCAGCAGGATCTAGGGCCGTACACACCTTCGCACACAGTTGATCAATTATCAGAAGGAGGGCTCGGTCTATATTTAATGGAAACGCTCATGGATGAAGTCAGAGTGCAAAACCACTCCGGCGTCACCGTAGCGATGACAAAGTATTTAAATGGGGAGCGAGTTGATCATGACACAACCATCAAAAACTACGAAACTAACTAA
- the sigB gene encoding RNA polymerase sigma-37 factor (sigma(B)) (Evidence 1a: Function from experimental evidences in the studied strain; PubMedId: 15312768, 15805528, 16077134, 16267279, 16321960, 17158665, 28271471; Product type r: regulator), whose protein sequence is MTQPSKTTKLTKDEVDRLISDYQTKQDEQAQETLVRVYTNLVDMLAKKYSKGKSFHEDLRQVGMIGLLGAIKRYDPVVGKSFEAFAIPTIIGEIKRFLRDKTWSVHVPRRIKELGPRIKMAVDQLTTETQRSPKVEEIAEFLDVSEEEVLETMEMGKSYQALSVDHSIEADSDGSTVTILDIVGSQEDGYERVNQQLMLQSVLHVLSDREKQIIDLTYIQNKSQKETGDILGISQMHVSRLQRKAVKKLREALIEDPSMELM, encoded by the coding sequence ATGACACAACCATCAAAAACTACGAAACTAACTAAAGATGAAGTCGATCGGCTCATAAGCGATTACCAAACAAAGCAAGATGAACAAGCGCAGGAAACGCTTGTGCGGGTGTATACAAATCTGGTTGACATGCTTGCGAAAAAATACTCAAAAGGCAAAAGCTTCCACGAGGATCTCCGCCAGGTCGGCATGATCGGGCTGCTAGGCGCGATTAAGCGATACGATCCTGTTGTCGGCAAATCGTTTGAAGCTTTTGCAATCCCGACAATCATCGGTGAAATTAAACGTTTCCTCAGAGATAAAACATGGAGCGTTCATGTGCCGAGACGAATTAAAGAACTCGGTCCAAGAATCAAAATGGCGGTTGATCAGCTGACCACTGAAACACAAAGATCGCCGAAAGTCGAAGAGATTGCCGAATTCCTCGATGTTTCTGAAGAAGAGGTTCTTGAAACGATGGAAATGGGCAAAAGCTATCAAGCCTTATCCGTTGACCACAGCATTGAAGCGGATTCGGACGGAAGCACTGTCACGATTCTTGATATCGTCGGATCACAGGAGGACGGATATGAGCGGGTCAACCAGCAATTGATGCTGCAAAGCGTGCTTCATGTCCTTTCAGACCGTGAGAAACAAATCATAGACCTTACGTATATTCAAAACAAAAGCCAAAAAGAAACTGGGGACATTCTCGGTATATCTCAAATGCACGTCTCGCGCTTGCAACGCAAAGCTGTGAAGAAGCTCAGAGAGGCCTTGATTGAAGATCCCTCGATGGAGTTAATGTAA
- the rsbX gene encoding serine phosphatase (Evidence 1a: Function from experimental evidences in the studied strain; PubMedId: 10671474, 12950928, 15466036, 9068644, 9658013, 21979936, 26057679; Product type e: enzyme), which yields MIQVEENEHIQTLVYQLNKEGKSICGDSFFMKADDKELICAVADGLGSGSLANESSAAIKDLVENYASEDVESIIERCNQAMKNKRGATASILKINFEQRQFTYCSVGNVRFILHSPSGESFYPLPISGYLSGKPQKYKTHTATYEKGSKFIIHTDGLNVPDIRSHLKKGQSVEEISNSLKMYTTSRKDDLTYILGQLS from the coding sequence ATGATCCAGGTTGAAGAAAACGAGCATATTCAAACTCTAGTATATCAACTGAATAAAGAAGGGAAATCGATTTGCGGTGACAGTTTTTTTATGAAAGCTGATGATAAGGAGTTAATTTGCGCGGTTGCTGACGGACTGGGAAGTGGATCACTTGCTAACGAATCCTCTGCAGCCATCAAAGACTTAGTGGAAAACTATGCGAGTGAAGACGTAGAAAGCATTATCGAACGCTGTAATCAGGCGATGAAAAACAAAAGAGGCGCTACAGCATCTATCCTGAAAATCAATTTTGAGCAAAGGCAGTTTACGTACTGCTCTGTCGGAAATGTACGGTTTATTCTGCATTCCCCGTCTGGTGAAAGCTTTTATCCTCTGCCGATTTCGGGCTATTTATCAGGCAAGCCGCAAAAATACAAAACGCACACCGCCACCTATGAAAAGGGTTCAAAGTTCATTATACATACAGATGGACTCAACGTACCTGATATCCGCTCCCATTTGAAAAAAGGCCAATCGGTAGAAGAAATATCGAATTCGCTGAAAATGTATACGACATCGAGAAAAGATGACCTGACCTATATTCTCGGACAGCTGTCCTAA
- a CDS encoding hypothetical protein (Evidence 5: Unknown function), which produces MWNYEYTAIADVDVGKPGTVIRKQKQWINGRRVLHQIL; this is translated from the coding sequence ATGTGGAATTATGAATACACAGCGATAGCTGATGTGGATGTGGGAAAACCTGGAACTGTTATCAGGAAACAGAAACAATGGATCAATGGGAGACGGGTATTGCATCAGATTCTTTGA
- the ydcF gene encoding hypothetical protein (Evidence 4: Unknown function but conserved in other organisms), which produces MERKEHCFCKEKQFSYGLSMWRNIGRFLSWSTCPHSNVIMEFFHVLQKQKEDLCITYGIVLEGAEAKKWGEIIGTELSKDMPTAVSRLVHLYGGVIK; this is translated from the coding sequence ATGGAACGGAAGGAACATTGCTTCTGCAAGGAAAAACAATTCTCTTATGGCTTGAGCATGTGGAGAAACATCGGGCGTTTTCTGTCATGGTCAACATGCCCGCATAGCAATGTAATAATGGAGTTTTTTCACGTGCTTCAAAAGCAAAAAGAAGATTTGTGTATCACATATGGAATTGTATTAGAAGGCGCTGAAGCAAAAAAGTGGGGAGAAATCATTGGGACTGAACTGTCTAAAGACATGCCGACGGCTGTCAGCAGGCTTGTCCATCTTTACGGAGGAGTGATAAAATGA
- the ydcG gene encoding hypothetical protein (Evidence 4: Unknown function but conserved in other organisms) has protein sequence MNTNYWIGVVSEQHVLKGAAGGFAQLCHGKKAPLAKMKEGDWLIYYSPRDAYPDGKLLRSFTAIGKVKSGNIYPYQMAPNFIPYRLDIDYYPCHKIGFYDIKSKLEFVQETKHLGFLFRRGHFEISKKDFLTIAQAMGVNISGMAL, from the coding sequence ATGAACACAAATTACTGGATCGGCGTTGTGTCAGAGCAACATGTATTAAAAGGCGCTGCCGGCGGTTTTGCACAGCTGTGCCATGGAAAAAAAGCCCCGCTCGCCAAAATGAAAGAGGGAGATTGGCTGATTTATTATTCTCCGAGAGACGCATATCCAGACGGCAAACTGCTGCGAAGCTTTACTGCGATCGGCAAAGTAAAAAGCGGAAACATCTATCCGTATCAAATGGCTCCGAATTTTATTCCATACCGATTAGATATAGACTATTATCCATGCCATAAAATCGGTTTTTACGACATTAAATCAAAGCTTGAATTTGTTCAGGAAACCAAGCATCTTGGCTTTTTATTTCGCAGAGGACACTTTGAAATAAGCAAAAAAGATTTTTTGACAATAGCACAAGCGATGGGAGTTAACATAAGTGGAATGGCACTCTAA
- the ydcH gene encoding putative transcriptional regulator (Evidence 3: Putative function from multiple computational evidences; PubMedId: 12088660; Product type r: regulator): MEWHSKFSGPNTSPGFLLWQATQSWQRKVGKALAEFDLTHVQFVLLTSCKYMIAHGETVTQKKLASFSQTNIMMVSEVVRTLEKKGFIERSKNPQDKREVLLSLTEIGGEKVTAALPIVEKIDQAFFAAAMKKENFLSGLQELLKHE; this comes from the coding sequence GTGGAATGGCACTCTAAATTTAGCGGTCCGAACACAAGCCCGGGCTTTTTATTATGGCAGGCCACGCAAAGTTGGCAGCGGAAAGTAGGAAAAGCATTGGCTGAGTTTGACCTGACCCACGTTCAATTTGTTCTGCTGACCTCGTGCAAGTATATGATTGCTCACGGAGAAACCGTCACGCAAAAAAAACTTGCAAGCTTCAGCCAGACCAATATCATGATGGTTTCGGAGGTTGTGCGGACGCTTGAGAAAAAAGGATTTATCGAAAGAAGCAAAAATCCCCAGGATAAAAGAGAGGTCCTCCTGTCTCTTACAGAAATAGGAGGAGAAAAAGTAACAGCGGCTTTGCCAATTGTTGAGAAGATTGATCAAGCCTTCTTTGCAGCTGCGATGAAAAAAGAGAATTTTCTGAGCGGCTTACAGGAACTATTGAAACATGAGTAA
- the tex gene encoding RNA helicase transcriptional accessory protein (Evidence 2a: Function from experimental evidences in other organisms; PubMedId: 8755871, 12910271, 15383836, 16282592; Product type f: factor), which produces METSALLKQQIAKEIGLSQKHVESVIRLLEDGNTVPFIARYRKEQTGSMDEVQIQTISERWQYIQNLNQRKEEVIRLIAEQDKLTDNLKRKIEQSVKLQEVEDLYRPYKQKRKTKATVAKSKGLEPLADYILTLPQDDHLAATADQYISEEKEVFTREEAIEGAKHIIAEQISDEPTFRKWIRQETFKRGTIKSAAGKSADTDEKNVYEMYYEYEEPIAKVVPHRVLAMNRGEKEDILKVAIEPPADHIKAYLEKQIIKNRSTSVREILQETIEDSYKRLIQPAIEREIRKELSEKADEQAIHIFSENLRKLLLQPPMKGKTVLGVDPAFRTGCKLAVSDETGKVLKIDVIYPHAPVNKTKEAHEKVKKILEQYQVEMVAIGNGTASRETEQFIVNVLRDMPRKIYYVIVNEAGASVYSASELAREEFPDLKVEERSAVSIARRLQDPLAELVKIDPKSVGVGQYQHDVSQKRLNESLRFVVETVVNQVGVNVNTASAALLQYVAGLSKSVAGNVVKKREEIGKFSNRKELKDIPRLGAKTYEQCIGFLRVQEGTEPLDRTGIHPESYKETKALLKKLGLSTEHIGTAELKDKINQLALSETAKELGIGEITLKDICEQLTRPERDPRDKVPKPLLKTDVLQLEDLKEGMELQGTVRNVVDFGAFVDIGVKQDGLVHISKLSNQFVKHPLDVVSVGDIVTVWVDGVDVQKGRVSLSMVK; this is translated from the coding sequence ATGGAAACGTCAGCCCTTTTAAAACAGCAAATTGCGAAAGAAATAGGTTTATCACAAAAACACGTTGAAAGTGTCATCCGCCTGCTTGAGGACGGCAATACAGTCCCGTTTATTGCCCGGTATCGAAAAGAGCAGACGGGTTCAATGGATGAGGTTCAGATTCAGACGATTTCTGAACGCTGGCAATACATACAAAACCTGAATCAGCGAAAAGAAGAAGTCATCAGGCTGATTGCAGAGCAGGATAAACTGACAGATAATCTAAAACGTAAAATCGAGCAATCGGTGAAGCTTCAGGAAGTGGAAGACCTTTACCGCCCTTATAAACAAAAACGTAAAACAAAGGCGACAGTCGCCAAAAGCAAAGGCCTTGAGCCGCTTGCCGACTATATCCTGACACTTCCCCAAGATGATCATCTGGCAGCAACTGCAGACCAATACATCAGCGAAGAAAAAGAAGTGTTCACACGAGAAGAAGCGATTGAAGGCGCCAAGCACATTATTGCGGAACAAATCTCAGACGAGCCGACCTTCAGAAAGTGGATTCGCCAGGAAACCTTCAAAAGAGGAACCATTAAGTCTGCAGCCGGAAAGTCGGCAGACACCGATGAGAAAAATGTGTATGAAATGTATTACGAGTATGAAGAGCCAATTGCAAAAGTTGTTCCGCATAGGGTGCTGGCAATGAACCGCGGCGAAAAAGAAGACATTTTAAAGGTAGCGATCGAACCGCCTGCGGATCACATTAAGGCGTATTTAGAAAAACAAATCATCAAAAATCGCTCAACATCCGTAAGAGAGATTTTGCAGGAGACAATTGAAGACAGCTATAAAAGGCTGATCCAGCCGGCAATCGAGCGTGAAATCAGGAAAGAGCTCTCAGAAAAAGCTGATGAACAGGCGATTCATATTTTCTCAGAGAACTTGAGAAAGCTTCTTTTGCAGCCGCCGATGAAAGGCAAAACCGTTCTCGGTGTTGACCCAGCCTTTCGAACTGGCTGTAAGCTCGCTGTGTCAGATGAGACCGGAAAAGTCTTGAAAATTGATGTGATCTATCCGCATGCGCCAGTCAACAAAACAAAAGAAGCCCATGAAAAAGTGAAAAAGATTCTTGAGCAGTATCAAGTCGAGATGGTGGCGATCGGAAACGGCACAGCATCCAGAGAAACAGAGCAATTCATCGTCAATGTACTCAGAGACATGCCGCGCAAAATTTATTATGTGATCGTCAATGAAGCGGGAGCAAGCGTCTATTCGGCTTCAGAGCTTGCCAGAGAAGAATTCCCTGACCTTAAGGTTGAAGAGCGCAGTGCCGTATCTATTGCTCGGAGACTTCAAGACCCGCTCGCGGAGCTCGTTAAGATCGATCCGAAGTCTGTTGGTGTCGGACAGTATCAGCATGACGTCAGCCAAAAACGCTTAAATGAATCTCTGCGGTTTGTCGTCGAAACTGTCGTAAACCAGGTTGGAGTAAACGTCAACACAGCCTCCGCCGCGCTGCTTCAATATGTAGCTGGATTATCGAAGTCTGTAGCAGGCAACGTTGTCAAAAAACGTGAGGAAATCGGAAAGTTTTCAAATCGAAAAGAACTGAAGGACATCCCAAGGTTAGGTGCGAAAACCTATGAGCAATGTATCGGTTTCTTAAGAGTGCAGGAAGGGACAGAGCCTTTGGATAGAACAGGCATCCACCCGGAAAGCTATAAAGAAACAAAAGCACTTTTGAAAAAACTCGGACTTTCAACAGAACATATCGGCACGGCGGAATTGAAGGACAAAATCAATCAGCTGGCGCTCTCTGAAACGGCAAAAGAGCTGGGAATCGGCGAAATCACTCTGAAAGACATTTGTGAACAGCTGACAAGGCCGGAACGCGATCCACGCGATAAGGTGCCTAAGCCTTTGCTGAAAACAGACGTCCTTCAGCTGGAAGATTTGAAAGAGGGAATGGAACTGCAGGGCACCGTGCGCAATGTAGTGGACTTCGGAGCGTTTGTTGATATCGGAGTCAAACAAGACGGGCTTGTGCATATCTCAAAATTGAGCAATCAATTCGTCAAGCATCCTCTTGATGTCGTATCTGTCGGCGATATTGTGACAGTTTGGGTTGACGGCGTAGATGTACAAAAAGGCAGAGTATCGCTGTCTATGGTAAAATAA
- the cmpA gene encoding factor allowing degradation of SpoIVA by ClpXP (Evidence 1a: Function from experimental evidences in the studied strain; PubMedId: 22463703, 26387458; Product type f: factor) translates to MPNWLKKQMQKAFLEKDNYQIKLLNQCWYFYRKKHCS, encoded by the coding sequence ATGCCAAATTGGCTTAAAAAGCAGATGCAAAAAGCGTTCCTTGAAAAAGATAATTACCAAATTAAACTGCTGAATCAATGCTGGTATTTCTATAGGAAAAAACACTGCTCGTAA